The sequence CCGCTCTAGCCCATGGATGGCAAAAGTCGAATGACTTTTGGCAATGAATTCATGCGCGGGATTTGTGACCCCGCCGATCTTCAGGCCAGCGCCTCGCGCAAGACCTTGCGGCCACGGGAGAAATAGAACGGCACCGGCTGCCAGGGGCGATGGCCTCCGTCAAGGCGGGGGGCGATCTCCTCAAGGATCGCCCGGGTGATCTCCGGCACGTCGGCGCGGCGGGCCTCGTCCAGCGTAAACCATTGCATCTCAACGATTTCCGCGTCGGGGCCGACGACGCCCTCGTGCCGGTGGGCGACCTGCGACAGCTCGGCCATGAAGAAACGTGTATCGAAACGGCGGGCCAGGCGGGGCGGGGTGACGGCGCGGGCGACGAAGGTGAGCGCCTCCAGATTGGGAAACAGTCCCGCCGCGCCGAAGGGCGCCCAGGCGCCGGGAAGGGGCCCTGGATCGCCGGCCTCCTGCGTGCCGATGAGCAGCCCGACTTCCTCCGCCGTCTCGCGGATGGCGGCGAGTGCCAGCGCCCGCGCGCGGGCCACGCTGGGGCGGGTGACGCGGGCTAACAGCCTGCGTTCGCTTTCGGAATCCAGCATGCCATAGACCGGCACGCGCCGATCCACCGCGTCCACGCGCCCGCCGGGAAAGACGAATTTGCCCGGCATGAAGCGCAGTGCCGGGTTGCGGCGACCGAGCAGAAGCCGCGGCGTCTTCTTTGAGAGGTCCACCAGAATCAGCGCCGCCGCGTCCACCGGGCGGATGACCGGGTGCGTGGCGTCGAGCCTTTCGCGGGGGAAATGCGGGGAAACGTCGGTCAGGCTCATGAGGGCGATGCGGAGCGGTGGGGCCGGCCGAAGCGACTGACCGATGAGGACGATGAGGTGGAGTGTGAGGCCGAAATGGCTGATGCGGCCGGTCAGGAGCTACGGCCGGTCAGGATCCCTTGGCCGCCGGCAGCGCGTCCGTCCGGTGGCTCGGGGGCAGCGCCTCGCGCTCGGAATCGTTCGGATCGAATCCGTGCATACGCACCGCCCACTGGAATCCGATCAGCGCCCCCTTCACCGGCGGCAGCAGCACCAGTGAGAGGATCAGCGTCAGCGGCAGCCACAGCACGAGGTGGATCCACACCGCCGGGTGCAGCGCCATTTCCACCGCCAGCAGCGCCGGCACGACGATGTGCCCGACAATGGTGATGACCATATAGGGTGGCGCGTCGTCGGCGCGGTGGTGCCACAGCTCCTCGCCGCAGTCCGGGCAGTGCTCGTTCACCTTGAGATAGGATCCGAACATCGCGCCCTTGCCGCAGGCGGGGCAGCGCATGCGGAAACCGTTCATGATGGCGGGGCCAATCGGACGGTCGGGCTGGGACTTCTGTGTCTGCATCGCGCTGCGCCTCCGGCGCTGTCTCTGAGGCGCCTCTGGCGCTATCTCTGATGCGCCTCTCGGCGCTATCGCCGCTTGCCGAAGCGCTTGGGTCCGTGCGGACGCTCGGCGGGTCGGCCCTGACGCCCGCGCGCACCGCCGGGGCGGCGCCGGTCGGGCGCGACATAACTGCCTTCAGATAGTAGCTCGAAGCGCAGCGCGCCAGCCACGGGCGCGGCTTCGACAAGCTTCACTTCGACGCGGTCGCCGAGCCGGTGCATCTCGCCGCTGCGCTCGCCGACCAGCGCGTGGCGGGCCTCGTCATAGCGGTAATAATCTTGCCCCAGCGTCACCGCGGGAATGAAGCCGTCCGCCCCTGTCTCGTCGAGGGCGACGAACAGCCCGGCCTTGGTGACGCCGGAAACCCGCGCCCGGAAGCTGGCGCCGATCTGCAGCGCCATGTGGTGGGCGATCAGCCGGTCGATGGTCTCGCGCTCGGCGGCCATGGCGCGGCGCTCGCTGGCGGAAATGCGGGCGGCGATCTCGGCAAGCTGCTCGGGCGTCGTCGTCTCCGGCAGTCCGTCGGCGCCGAAACCCAATCCCCGCACCAGCGCCCGGTGCACGATCAGATCGGCATAGCGGCGGATGGGCGAGGTGAAATGCGCGTAGCGGCGCAGATGCAGGCCGAAATGGCCATAATTCTCATTGGCATATTCCGCCTGCGCCTGGCTGCGCAGGATCACCTGATTGACCAGCGGCGCCATCTCCGTGCCCTCGACGCGGGCGAGGATGTCGTTGAACTGCGCCGGGCGCACGCTCTCCGTCTTCGGCAGCTTGATGTCGAGCGTCTGCAAAAATTCGCGCAAAGCCGACATCTTCTCCAGCGAGGGCTGGTCGTGGACGCGGTAGATCAGCGGGATACGCTTTTCCTCCAGCGTCTCGGCGGCGGCGACATTGGCGAGGATCATGAATTCCTCGATCAGCCGGTGCGCGTCGAGCCGCTCCGGCACCACGACCTTGTCGACGGTGCCGTCGGGCTTCAGCAGGATCTTGCGCTCGGGCAGATCGAGGTCGAGCGGGGCGCGGGCATCGCGCGCCTTTTTCACCGCGCCATAGGCGGCCCAGAGCGGGCGCAGGACGCCGTCGAGCAGCGGATCGGTGACATCGTCCACCCGCCCGTCGATCGCCGCCTGAGCCTGCGCATAGGCGAGCTTGGCGGCCGAGCGCATCATGACCCGGTGGAAGCTGTGGCGCTTCTTGCGGCCATTGGCGCCCACCACCATGCGCACGGCGAGTGCCGGCCGGTCTTCCAGCGGGCGCAGCGAGCACAGATCGTTGGAAATGCGCTCGGGCAGCATCGGCACCACCCGGTCGGGGAAATACACCGAATTGCCGCGCGCCAGCGCCTCGCGGTCCAGCGCCGAGTTCGGGCGGACATAGGCGGCGACATCGGCGATGGCGACGGTGAGGATGAAGCCGCCCTCATTGTCGGGGTCGAGGTCCGGCGTCGCGTGCACCGCGTCGTCATGGTCCTTGGCGTCCGGCGGGTCGATGGTGACGAGCGGCAGGTCGCGCCAGTCCTCGCGCCCGCGCAGCGTGGCGGGCCGGGTCTCTTCCGCTTCCGCCAGCGCCTCGCGCCGGAACACGCTGGGAATGCCATGGGCGTGGATGGCGATGAGGCTGATCGCCTTCTCCGTCGCCACCGATCCAAGGCGTTCCTTCACCTTGGCGGTGGGCAGGCCATAGGCGTGATGGCGGATGATCTCGACCGAGACGAGGTCGCCTTCCTGCGCCTCGCCGGTGAAGTCCGGCGGGATGGCGAGTTCGCGCCCCATATTGCGCTTGTCGACGGGTGTGAGCCGTCCGCCGCCGGTCTGCGCGTCGCGGCGGAAAATGCCGAGCGTGAGCGCGCGCGCCTTCTCGATCACCTTGAGCACAGTGCCGTTGTGGCGGATGCGCCCGTCAGCCTCGGGAATCTCCTCGGTCTTCAGCAGCACCCGGTCGCCAACCGTCGGCGCCGGGCCGGCGAGGCGGCCGCGACGGGCGAGACGCACGAGAATGCGCGGCGCTTCCCCGCTCTCCTCCTCGTCCCAGTCCACCGGCGTGGCGATGAGTTCGCCATCCTCGTCGCGCTCCACCACTTCCGACAGCACGACGGCGGGCAGCGCGCCGGGAAGATGCAGCTTGCGCCGCTTGCGGCCGATGAGGCCCTCATCCGCCAGTTCGCGCAGCAGTTCCTTCAGCGCGATACGGTCGCTGCCGTCGAGGCCGAAGGCGCGCGAAATTTCCCGCTTGCCGACATCCCCGCCATGGGCGGCGATGAAGGCGATCAATTCCTCGCGACCGGGCAGGCCCTTGGTCAGGCCAGCGGGAAGGACGGGGCGGGCGGGCTTGCGCCCTTTCGGCTTAATGGGTTTACGCACGATTCACCGCGATTGGAGGGCTGACCCGACGCTATCGTCTCCGGCGCGCCGCGTCGACCGGGCGAGGGCGCTGCCGCTGGGACAGGGCACGCGCCTCGCTTGCAATCGGCGCGTAACAGGCCGAATTTGCCGGGCTTTCCCGGCGCGTCGCTGCCGCCGATCTGGATTCGTATCATGGATGCCCGCACGCCGGAGGCGACCGAAGCGTCGCTGTCCCATAGTGAGATTCGCGTCATCGTCACCGGCGTGATGGTGGCGATGTTCCTTAGCGCCCTCGACCAGACCATCATCGCCACCGCTCTGCCGACCATTGGCGGTAGCTTCGGCGATCTGGAAAACCTCACCTGGGTGGTGACGGCCTATCTGCTCACCGGCACGGCGATCACGCCGCTGGTCGGCAAGTTCGCCGATATTCACGGGCCGCGCCCGGTGCTGCTGGCTTCCATCGGCACCTTCCTCATCGGCTCGGTGCTGTGCGCGACGGCGCAGAACATGCCATGGCTGATCGTGGCGCGCGCCGTGCAGGGGCTGGGCGGCGGCGGGCTGATCGCGCTGGCGCAGACCATTATCGGCCTGCTCATCGCCCCGCGTGAACGCGGGCGCTACCAGGGCTATTTCGCCATCGTCTTCATCACGTCGAGCATTGCCGGGCCGATCCTCGGCGGCTTCTTCGCCGAACATCTGCACTGGTCGCTGATCTTCTGGATCAACGTGCCGCTCGGCCTCATCGCGGCGCTGATGAGCGACCGCTCGCTGCGGCGCCTGCCGGCGCATCATCACCCGCACCGGCTCGATATTCTCGGCGCCTTCCTCATGTGCGCCGGCACGGTGGCGCTGCTGATGGCGCTGAGCTGGGGCGGCACCGAGTTCCGCTGGTTCTCGCTGCCCATTCTCGGCCTGCTGGCGCTGGCGGTGCTGCTCTGGGTCGGCTTCGCCATGAGGGTCGCCACCGCGGCCGAGCCGCTGGTGCCGCTCGCCGTGCTGTCCAACAAGGTGGTGCGCACGGGCGTGCCCGCCGCCGCCCTCGCCATGGGCACGCTGGTGGGCCTCTCGATCCAGATGCCGCTCTATCTCGAAGGGGTGATGGGGCTCACCGCTTCCGAATCCGGGCTGGCGCTGATCCCGCTCATGGCCGGCGTGGTGGTGGGGGCGACCGGTGCCGGGCGGGTGATGGGCCACATCGCCCATTACAAGCGGCTGCCGATCCTCGGCCTGCTCGCCGGCATCGCCGCGCTCGGCGCGCTGGCGCTGTGGCCGCTCGGCCTGCCGATCGCGGTGGTCGGGGTGGCCATGGCCATTACCGGCATGGGGCTCGGCACCGTGCTGCCGGTGACCACGGTGGCGGTGCAGAACGCCGTGCCGCTGCCGCAGATGGGCACGGCGACCGGGGTGGTGAACCTGTTCCGCTCGCTGGGCAGCGCGGTGCTCACCGCCGGCTTCGGCGCCATCGTCATCGGCCTGTCCGGCCTTGAGAGCAGCGCGCTGCTGGAGCGGCTCTTGGAAGGCCGCGCGCAGGTGGCGCCGCTCGCCGGGGCCTTCCGCTTTGTGTTCGTGGCGGCGGCGGGCGCGCTCGGCGTGTCGCTGCTCGCCATGCTGGCGATGGAGGAGCGCCCGCTGCGCTCCGGCCATCCCCCCGCGCCGCTGCCGGAATAGGCGCCGGCGCTCAGCCGGCCGCCGTCTTCTTCGCCGCCGCCTTTTTCGCGGGAGCCTTTTTCGCTGCCGGCTTCTTGGTGGTGGCGGTCTTCTTCGCCGGTGCCTTCTCGGATGCGGGTTTCGCCGCCGCGCGGCGCGCCGGCTTGGCCGGGGCGGAGCCGGCCTTGGCGGTGATGAGCTCCACCGCCTGTTCCAGCGTCACCGCTTCCGGGTCCATGTCCTTGGGCAGGGTGGCGTTCACCTTGCCATGGTTGACATAGGCGCCGAAGCGGCCCGGGCGCACGGTGATCGCCCCGCCGAGGGTGGGATGCTCGCCCAGCTCGCGCCCGCCGACCGCGCCGCGCCGGCCGGGGCCCTTGCTCTGCTTGTCGGCGATCAGCGCCACCGCCCGGTTGAGGCCGATGGCGAGGATGTCGTCGCCCGGCTCGATATTGGCGTAGGTCTTGCCGGTCTGGACATAGGGGCCGAAGCGGCCAATGCCGGCGAGGATCGGCTCGCCGGTCTCGGGATGAAGGCCGATCTCGCGCGGCAGGGACAGCAGCGCCAGCGCGGTGTCGAGATCGACATCGGCGGGCGCAAGGCCCTTGGGCAGGCTGGAGCGCTTGGGCTTCTCGCCGTCCTTGCCCTCGCCGAGCTGGAGATAGGTGCCGAAGCGGCCGGCGCGGATGGTCACTTCCAGCCCGCTCACCGGATCGGTGCCGAGCACGCGGGTGCCGTTGGCGTCGCCGCCATTGGCCTCGTCCGCGCCCTGCGCCGCGAGCGGGCGGGTGTATTTGCACTCGGGATAGTTCGAGCAGCCGATGAAGGCGCCGAATTTGCCCACCTTCAGCGACAGCCGGCCGGTGCCGCAGGTCGGGCAGATGCGCGGGTCCGAACCGTCTTCCTTGGGCGGGAAGATGTGGGCGGTGAGCATGCCGTCGAGCGCGGAGATGACATCGGAGACGCGCAGCTCCTTGGTCTCGCCAACGGCGGCCATGAAGTCGCGCCAGAAGTCCCGCAGCACGTCCTTCCACTGCAGCTCACCATTGGAAATGCGGTCGAGCTTCTCCTCAAGATCGGCCGTGAAGTCATATTCGACATAGCGGTCGAAGAAGCTTTCCAGGAAGGCGGTGACGAGACGCCCCTTGTCCTCGGGCACCAGACGGCGCTTGTCGAGCTTCACATATTCGCGGTCGCGCAGCACGGCGAGCACGGAGGCATA is a genomic window of Ancylobacter sp. IITR112 containing:
- a CDS encoding NUDIX hydrolase; amino-acid sequence: MSLTDVSPHFPRERLDATHPVIRPVDAAALILVDLSKKTPRLLLGRRNPALRFMPGKFVFPGGRVDAVDRRVPVYGMLDSESERRLLARVTRPSVARARALALAAIRETAEEVGLLIGTQEAGDPGPLPGAWAPFGAAGLFPNLEALTFVARAVTPPRLARRFDTRFFMAELSQVAHRHEGVVGPDAEIVEMQWFTLDEARRADVPEITRAILEEIAPRLDGGHRPWQPVPFYFSRGRKVLREALA
- a CDS encoding DUF983 domain-containing protein, giving the protein MQTQKSQPDRPIGPAIMNGFRMRCPACGKGAMFGSYLKVNEHCPDCGEELWHHRADDAPPYMVITIVGHIVVPALLAVEMALHPAVWIHLVLWLPLTLILSLVLLPPVKGALIGFQWAVRMHGFDPNDSEREALPPSHRTDALPAAKGS
- the rnr gene encoding ribonuclease R, translated to MAFIAAHGGDVGKREISRAFGLDGSDRIALKELLRELADEGLIGRKRRKLHLPGALPAVVLSEVVERDEDGELIATPVDWDEEESGEAPRILVRLARRGRLAGPAPTVGDRVLLKTEEIPEADGRIRHNGTVLKVIEKARALTLGIFRRDAQTGGGRLTPVDKRNMGRELAIPPDFTGEAQEGDLVSVEIIRHHAYGLPTAKVKERLGSVATEKAISLIAIHAHGIPSVFRREALAEAEETRPATLRGREDWRDLPLVTIDPPDAKDHDDAVHATPDLDPDNEGGFILTVAIADVAAYVRPNSALDREALARGNSVYFPDRVVPMLPERISNDLCSLRPLEDRPALAVRMVVGANGRKKRHSFHRVMMRSAAKLAYAQAQAAIDGRVDDVTDPLLDGVLRPLWAAYGAVKKARDARAPLDLDLPERKILLKPDGTVDKVVVPERLDAHRLIEEFMILANVAAAETLEEKRIPLIYRVHDQPSLEKMSALREFLQTLDIKLPKTESVRPAQFNDILARVEGTEMAPLVNQVILRSQAQAEYANENYGHFGLHLRRYAHFTSPIRRYADLIVHRALVRGLGFGADGLPETTTPEQLAEIAARISASERRAMAAERETIDRLIAHHMALQIGASFRARVSGVTKAGLFVALDETGADGFIPAVTLGQDYYRYDEARHALVGERSGEMHRLGDRVEVKLVEAAPVAGALRFELLSEGSYVAPDRRRPGGARGRQGRPAERPHGPKRFGKRR
- a CDS encoding MDR family MFS transporter, with translation MDARTPEATEASLSHSEIRVIVTGVMVAMFLSALDQTIIATALPTIGGSFGDLENLTWVVTAYLLTGTAITPLVGKFADIHGPRPVLLASIGTFLIGSVLCATAQNMPWLIVARAVQGLGGGGLIALAQTIIGLLIAPRERGRYQGYFAIVFITSSIAGPILGGFFAEHLHWSLIFWINVPLGLIAALMSDRSLRRLPAHHHPHRLDILGAFLMCAGTVALLMALSWGGTEFRWFSLPILGLLALAVLLWVGFAMRVATAAEPLVPLAVLSNKVVRTGVPAAALAMGTLVGLSIQMPLYLEGVMGLTASESGLALIPLMAGVVVGATGAGRVMGHIAHYKRLPILGLLAGIAALGALALWPLGLPIAVVGVAMAITGMGLGTVLPVTTVAVQNAVPLPQMGTATGVVNLFRSLGSAVLTAGFGAIVIGLSGLESSALLERLLEGRAQVAPLAGAFRFVFVAAAGALGVSLLAMLAMEERPLRSGHPPAPLPE